Genomic segment of Candidatus Protochlamydia amoebophila UWE25:
TGGGTGGAAAAGACAAAAAAGGTTCTTTATTTATTGTAAGCGCTCCAGCCGGAACGGGGAAAACAACTCTGGTAAATTTATTAGTTCAAGAATTTCCAACAGTGATTGCAAGTATTTCTTACACGACAAGAGCTCCTCGTTTAGGCGAAGTCAACGGAAAAGATTATTACTTTATCACAGAATCTGAATTTGAAGCAAAAATAGCTGCCGCTGATTTCCTCGAATATGTTAAACTTTATGATACTTATTATGGTACGTCACGAGAGTGGGTTGAAATTCAAAGGCAGCTAGGTTTGCATGTTATTTTAGTGATTGACACACAAGGGGCATTACAACTTCAAAAGCTGTGCGAGGCCACTTTTATCTTCATTCGACCACCTTCTTTGGATGAATTAAAAAATAGATTGATTAACCGCCAAACTGAATCGTTAGAGATGATAGAAAAGCGGCTGGCATGTGCAGAACGTGAATTGGAAGCTGCTCAGTATTATGATTATGAAATTATCAATGATGATCTCCAAGAAGCCTATCAGGTATTAAGAAGCATTCTAATTGCTGAATACCATCGTATATCTAAGAAGCTTTAAGAGTTAAAATAAAGGAATTAAATAATGGAAAAAAAGATTCGATTTACCAATGAAAGTTTGTCTAAAAATTTCACAAGTAATTTTGAGTTGGTTAATTATGCTATTCGACTTGCTGAAAATATGATTAAAAGTGGCCGTGACACAAGAGTCAAATCTGATATACAAAATAGAGCGATGTTAATCTTAGAAGAAATTTATGAAGGGAAAGACATTTTTGATGAAATCAAAGAAGTTAGTGGCAGATTGTCGCATAATAACGAAACTCATCCCCATG
This window contains:
- the gmk gene encoding guanylate kinase yields the protein MLLGGKDKKGSLFIVSAPAGTGKTTLVNLLVQEFPTVIASISYTTRAPRLGEVNGKDYYFITESEFEAKIAAADFLEYVKLYDTYYGTSREWVEIQRQLGLHVILVIDTQGALQLQKLCEATFIFIRPPSLDELKNRLINRQTESLEMIEKRLACAERELEAAQYYDYEIINDDLQEAYQVLRSILIAEYHRISKKL
- a CDS encoding DNA-directed RNA polymerase subunit omega; the encoded protein is MEKKIRFTNESLSKNFTSNFELVNYAIRLAENMIKSGRDTRVKSDIQNRAMLILEEIYEGKDIFDEIKEVSGRLSHNNETHPHEYIHEEKTERRKYRTAGVSSDDEI